A part of Sparus aurata chromosome 19, fSpaAur1.1, whole genome shotgun sequence genomic DNA contains:
- the bco1 gene encoding beta,beta-carotene 15,15'-dioxygenase yields MAMDFSKNAEERPEPSKADVKGNIPSWLQGTLLRNGPGIFSVGDTSYDHWFDGMAIMHSFNFKDGEVTHRSRFLRSDTYMANMAANRIVVSEMGTMAYPDPSKNFIFKAITFLNHTVPDFTDNGASNFMKYGNDYFATSETNYIRKIDPVTLETQDKVDYLKYLPVNLASSHPHYDKEGNAYNMGTSIAEKGKTKYMLFKVPAVAEKDEGKNVPVLKNAEVVCSVPCRSLLTPSYYHSFGMTDNYFIFIEQPLKLDILKMATAYMRGVNWASCMKYCPDEDTLIHLIDRRTGKEVETKYYTGSMVVYHHVNAFEEDGHVVFDVIAYKDKGVYDMFFLSKLNKNTQDDAYSKPGYKRFVLPIQSDKGIAVGEDLVKLKYTTASAVKEKEGKLRCQAEVLCEGFELPRINYDFNGKKHRFVYGCGVEDSALSQMVAKLDTETKERVYWSEDNCWPSEPVFIPKPNGESEDDGVVLATVVNPGQPGFIVVLDGRTFKEVGRAYINAELQNGVHGFFIPQGN; encoded by the exons ATGGCCATGGACTTTTCCAAGAATGCAGAGGAGAGGCCGGAGCCCTCTAAGGCAGATGTAAAAG GGAATATTCCTAGCTGGCTACAAGGCACACTGCTGCGTAATGGCCCTGGCATCTTTTCAGTCGGGGACACCAGCTACGACCACTGGTTCGATGGGATGGCCATCATGCACAGCTTCAACTTTAAAGACG GTGAAGTGACCCACAGGAGCAGATTTCTTAGAAGTGACACCTATATGGCTAACATGGCTGCCAACAGGATAGTGGTGTCGGAGATGGGGACAATGGCATACCCAGACCCAAGCAAGAACTTCATTTTCAA GGCCATAACCTTTCTCAACCACACGGTGCCTGACTTCACCGACAACGGGGCGAGCAATTTCATGAAATACGGGAACGACTATTTTGCCACCTCTGAAACCAACTACATCCGCAAAATTGATCCTGTGACCCTGGAAACTCAGGACAAG GTGGACTACTTGAAGTATCTGCCGGTAAACCTGGCTTCATCCCATCCACACTATGACAAAGAGGGCAATGCCTACAACATGGGAACTTCAATAGCAGAGAAGGGCAAGACGAAATACATGCTGTTCAAAGTCCCTGCTGTTGCAGAGAAAG ACGAAGGCAAGAATGTGCCTGTGCTGAAGAATGCAGAGGTGGTCTGCTCCGTCCCCTGCCGCTCGCTGCTCACGCCCAGCTACTACCACAGCTTCGGCATGACTGACAACTACTTCATCTTCATCGAGCAGCCGTTGAAACTGGACATCCTCAAGATGGCCACTGCGTACATGAGGGGTGTCAACTGGGCGAGCTGCATGAAATACTGCCCTGATGAAGAT ACTCTGATCCACCTGATTGACAGAAGGACGGGCAAAGAGGTCGAGACAAAGTACTACACTGGATCAATGGTCGTCTACCATCACGTGAATGCCTTTGAGGAAGACGGTCATGTGGTCTTCGATGTCATCGCCTACAAAGATAAAGGCGTTTATGATATGTTCTTCCTGagcaaactgaataaaaacacacaagacgATGCCTACTCTAAACCAGGCTACAAAAGATTTGTGCTTCCCATCCAATCAGACAag GGCATTGCTGTTGGAGAGGACCTGGTGAAACTcaaatacacaacagccagTGCTGTGAAGGAGAAAGAAGGCAAACTGCGGTGCCAGGCCGAGGTGCTCTGTGAAG GTTTCGAATTACCCAGAATAAATTATGACTTCAACGGCAAGAAGCACCGGTTTGTCTACGGGTGCGGTGTGGAGGACTCTGCATTGTCACAAATG GTTGCAAAGTTGGACACAGAAACCAAGGAAAGGGTTTACTGGAGTGAGGACAACTGCTGGCCATCAGAGCCTGTGTTCATCCCCAAACCAAATGGAGAGTCAGAGGACGATG GCGTGGTGCTCGCGACAGTTGTCAACCCAGGTCAGCCTGGTTTCATCGTGGTTCTTGATGGCCGAACATTTAAAGAAGTAGGACGAGCATACATTAACGCTGAGCTGCAAAATGGCGTGCATGGATTTTTTATCCCACAAGGAAATTAG